The following coding sequences lie in one Polynucleobacter sp. HIN7 genomic window:
- a CDS encoding FAD-linked oxidase C-terminal domain-containing protein has translation MSALASSAEIQSLQAKQAILVDALRPFLGDDALLWQPEDTIPYECDGLAAYRKMPLAVALPENEEQVVNILKVCKALGVPVVPRGSGTGLSGGAMPIEQGLVLSLAKFKKILQVDPFTRTAVVQPGVRNLAISEAVAKHGLYYAPDPSSQIACSIGGNVNENSGGVHCLKYGLTLHNVLRVRAVLMNGDVVEFGSMAPDSPGLDLLAVLIGSEGMLGIVTEITVKLVPKPKLARVIMASFDDIEKGGNAVAAIIAAGIIPAGLEMMDKPTTRAVEEFVHAGYDLNAEAILLCESDGTPEEVEEEIARMNAVLEKQGASRIQVSESEAERLRFWSGRKNAFPAAGRIAADYYCMDGTIPRRHIATLLKRIKGMEAKYGLGCLNVFHAGDGNMHPLILFNGADLDEWHRAEEFGTEILEACVELGGTITGEHGVGIEKINSMCVQFGEQERERFWGVKAAFDPDRLLNPDKAIPTLNRCAEYGRLRVSGGVLPHPELERF, from the coding sequence ATGAGTGCCCTCGCTTCTTCTGCTGAAATCCAATCTCTACAGGCCAAACAGGCTATTTTGGTCGATGCCTTACGGCCATTTCTAGGGGATGATGCCCTGCTTTGGCAGCCCGAGGACACCATTCCCTATGAATGCGATGGCTTGGCGGCTTATCGCAAAATGCCCCTAGCAGTAGCGCTTCCTGAGAATGAAGAGCAAGTGGTGAATATTCTGAAGGTCTGCAAAGCCCTGGGGGTTCCTGTAGTACCCCGCGGCTCGGGCACCGGTCTCTCAGGCGGTGCAATGCCAATTGAACAAGGCTTGGTTTTATCGTTAGCCAAGTTCAAAAAGATTTTGCAGGTCGATCCCTTTACACGCACTGCGGTCGTACAACCAGGTGTCCGTAACCTGGCAATCTCAGAAGCGGTCGCAAAGCATGGTTTGTACTATGCGCCTGATCCATCCTCGCAAATTGCTTGCTCGATTGGCGGAAATGTCAATGAGAACTCAGGTGGCGTGCACTGCTTAAAGTATGGCTTGACGCTTCACAATGTATTGCGAGTCCGTGCCGTCCTCATGAATGGTGATGTGGTGGAATTTGGCAGCATGGCACCAGATTCACCAGGTTTGGATTTGTTAGCTGTATTGATTGGTAGCGAAGGAATGCTCGGTATCGTCACAGAAATTACTGTGAAGCTCGTACCAAAACCAAAATTAGCACGTGTCATTATGGCCAGCTTTGATGATATTGAAAAAGGTGGCAATGCAGTCGCCGCCATCATTGCTGCGGGGATTATTCCAGCTGGTTTAGAGATGATGGATAAACCAACCACGCGTGCTGTTGAGGAGTTTGTGCATGCTGGCTATGACCTCAACGCAGAAGCTATCTTATTGTGCGAATCAGATGGAACCCCTGAAGAGGTCGAAGAAGAAATCGCACGCATGAATGCCGTGCTAGAAAAGCAAGGGGCTAGTCGTATTCAAGTGTCTGAAAGTGAGGCAGAACGTTTGCGCTTTTGGAGTGGACGCAAGAATGCCTTCCCCGCCGCTGGTCGGATTGCGGCAGATTATTACTGCATGGATGGAACCATTCCAAGGCGTCATATTGCAACTCTACTCAAGCGCATCAAAGGCATGGAGGCCAAATATGGTCTGGGCTGTCTCAATGTCTTTCATGCGGGAGATGGCAATATGCACCCCCTCATTTTGTTTAATGGTGCCGATCTGGATGAGTGGCATCGGGCTGAAGAGTTTGGTACTGAAATCCTTGAGGCCTGTGTTGAGCTCGGGGGCACCATCACCGGTGAACATGGTGTGGGGATCGAGAAGATTAATTCCATGTGTGTTCAATTTGGCGAACAAGAGCGTGAGCGTTTTTGGGGGGTTAAAGCAGCATTTGATCCAGATCGTCTTTTAAATCCGGATAAAGCCATTCCAACTCTCAATCGCTGTGCCGAATATGGACGGTTGCGTGTCAGCGGTGGTGTTTTACCCCACCCCGAATTGGAGCGCTTCTAG